The following proteins are encoded in a genomic region of Candidatus Dechloromonas phosphoritropha:
- a CDS encoding NUDIX hydrolase has translation MSHDTHLIESEISSESVFKGVLLDVRKDEVRLPNGKQTVREYIVHPGAVVVLAFLDNGNLLFERQFRYPLRRVFLELPAGKIDPGEAILDTARRELLEETGHVARDWEYVGVMHPCIGYSDERIEIFAARGLHRTGENRLDHNEFLEVIELTPAEARVAVWDGRITDAKTITALFWLDKP, from the coding sequence AATCCGAGATCTCCAGCGAGAGCGTGTTCAAGGGCGTGTTGCTCGATGTGCGCAAGGACGAGGTGCGGCTACCGAACGGCAAGCAGACCGTGCGCGAGTACATTGTTCATCCCGGTGCCGTCGTGGTTCTCGCCTTTCTTGATAACGGTAACCTGTTATTCGAAAGGCAGTTCCGCTACCCCTTGCGCCGCGTATTCCTCGAATTGCCGGCGGGCAAGATCGATCCCGGTGAGGCCATTCTCGACACCGCGCGCCGCGAACTGCTGGAAGAAACCGGCCACGTCGCGCGCGACTGGGAGTACGTTGGGGTCATGCATCCCTGCATCGGCTATTCGGACGAGCGGATCGAGATTTTCGCCGCGCGCGGACTGCATCGCACCGGGGAAAATCGGCTCGACCACAACGAGTTTCTCGAAGTGATTGAACTGACGCCGGCGGAGGCCAGGGTCGCCGTCTGGGATGGCCGGATCACCGACGCCAAGACGATCACTGCGCTGTTCTGGCTCGACAAGCCCTGA